A part of Geothrix oryzae genomic DNA contains:
- the aguB gene encoding N-carbamoylputrescine amidase, protein MKPTTRVRVAATQCAFTGSLEENVARVEALVREAAARGAQVILPSELFEGYYFCREEKDEFFDWAKPAEGHPTIARFQALAKELGVVIPVSFFERDGHAFYNSLAMVDADGALLGIYRKSHIPDGPGYEEKFYFRPGNTGFKVWDTRFGKVGVGICWDQWYPECARAMMLLGAEILLYPTAIGSEPENPGLDTKDLWQRAMVGHAVSNVVPVVASNRIGLEGDQTFYGHSFIANHRGDKVAELGRADSGVITADLDLDEIRRHRASFGFFRDRRPDLYGLIAKP, encoded by the coding sequence GTGAAGCCCACGACCCGCGTCCGCGTCGCCGCCACCCAGTGCGCCTTCACGGGCAGTCTCGAGGAGAATGTGGCCCGGGTCGAGGCCCTGGTGCGCGAGGCCGCCGCCCGGGGGGCCCAGGTGATCCTGCCTTCCGAGCTCTTCGAGGGCTATTACTTCTGCCGGGAGGAGAAGGACGAGTTCTTCGACTGGGCCAAGCCCGCCGAAGGACATCCGACGATTGCGCGCTTCCAGGCGCTGGCGAAGGAGCTGGGGGTGGTGATTCCCGTCTCCTTCTTCGAGCGGGATGGCCACGCCTTCTACAACAGCCTGGCCATGGTGGACGCCGACGGCGCGCTGCTGGGCATCTACCGCAAGAGCCACATTCCGGACGGCCCCGGCTACGAAGAGAAGTTCTACTTCCGGCCTGGCAACACGGGCTTCAAGGTGTGGGACACCCGCTTCGGCAAGGTGGGCGTGGGCATCTGCTGGGACCAGTGGTACCCGGAGTGCGCCCGGGCCATGATGCTCCTGGGCGCGGAGATCCTGCTCTACCCCACGGCCATCGGCAGCGAGCCCGAGAACCCGGGCCTGGACACGAAGGATCTCTGGCAGCGGGCCATGGTCGGCCATGCCGTGTCGAATGTCGTGCCGGTGGTGGCCTCCAACCGCATCGGCCTCGAAGGCGACCAGACCTTCTACGGCCACTCCTTCATCGCGAACCACCGCGGCGACAAGGTGGCCGAGTTGGGCCGGGCGGATTCCGGCGTGATCACGGCGGACCTGGATCTGGATGAGATCCGGCGCCACCGCGCCTCGTTCGGATTCTTCCGGGACCGCCGCCCGGACCTCTACGGCCTGATCGCCAAGCCCTGA
- a CDS encoding bacteriohemerythrin, translated as MPSERWREQYETGLEPIDAQHRGLFEALDRLAGALGSAAEGRRDESRVDEELAFIVQHIIRHCQTEESLMKEMGFPGRLAHAEQHLELIHQARDLQYRRLKGQRVDLEVVAFLGAWLDHHICESDLAYVAYLKDHRSA; from the coding sequence ATGCCATCCGAGCGCTGGCGGGAGCAGTACGAGACCGGGCTGGAGCCCATCGATGCCCAGCACCGGGGGCTGTTCGAGGCCCTGGACCGGCTGGCCGGGGCGCTCGGCTCCGCGGCCGAGGGGCGGAGGGATGAATCCCGGGTGGACGAGGAGCTGGCCTTCATCGTCCAGCACATCATCCGGCACTGCCAGACCGAGGAATCCCTCATGAAGGAGATGGGGTTCCCCGGGCGTCTTGCCCATGCGGAGCAGCACCTGGAGCTGATCCACCAGGCCCGCGACCTCCAGTACCGGCGGCTCAAGGGGCAGCGGGTGGATCTGGAGGTGGTCGCGTTCCTGGGGGCCTGGCTGGATCACCACATCTGCGAGTCGGACCTGGCCTATGTGGCGTACCTGAAGGATCACCGGAGCGCCTGA
- a CDS encoding pyridoxamine 5'-phosphate oxidase family protein → MSPDASFHLDPELVRFMTSGISMNAGSGSADGTPSQCRVLGCRVDPGTDLVTVFFAEPQAVDLLRDVARSGKLAVVFSDPPTHRTVQVKGSDARRVPLAEGDLARVAAYRTAFVQCLLPLGFTEPMVRTFLDCPDAGLVALTFTPEAAFNQTPGAPAGSPWAPGA, encoded by the coding sequence ATGTCCCCTGATGCCTCCTTCCACCTCGATCCGGAGCTCGTGCGTTTCATGACGAGCGGCATCTCCATGAATGCGGGTTCAGGGAGCGCCGACGGGACGCCCAGCCAGTGCCGGGTCCTCGGCTGCCGCGTGGATCCCGGAACGGACCTCGTCACAGTCTTCTTCGCCGAGCCCCAGGCCGTCGACCTGCTGCGGGATGTCGCCCGATCCGGCAAGCTGGCCGTGGTCTTCAGCGACCCCCCCACGCACCGGACGGTCCAGGTCAAGGGCTCCGACGCCCGCCGGGTGCCGCTGGCCGAGGGGGACCTGGCGCGGGTGGCCGCCTACCGCACGGCCTTCGTCCAGTGCCTCCTGCCCCTGGGATTCACCGAACCCATGGTCCGCACCTTCCTCGATTGCCCGGACGCCGGCCTGGTGGCCCTGACCTTCACGCCGGAAGCCGCCTTCAACCAGACCCCGGGAGCCCCGGCCGGCTCCCCCTGGGCCCCGGGGGCCTGA
- a CDS encoding methyl-accepting chemotaxis protein, which yields MAGYAFFNLHDTWGNYQELRAAGLVEQGLDMAQPLWRSFVFNIAASFVVWIVTFLVVYRLSLRITQPLKALAEGLQRSDLTLQLAVASEDEVGQAAAAFNAYNSRLRTIFRDLTGSSGSVASGATQLSASSEQMAATSSSLAQNSEAQRAAFERVAAAVTELSASIEQVSGNIRRSQQESEAAVAAVNLGSGAGRESAKAMEDIRTVAATMVTAVRLIQDIARQTNLLSLNAAIEAAKAGAMGKGFAVVAEEVRKLAERSGAAAREIGELIERSNASVDQGAQMVAATVDALATIESNIEGLAAMILEVGAAADEQARTSAEVAEQVDTNLERVAHNATATQEMARTVAEVAGTAAELARVADSQNHLVGQFKV from the coding sequence ATGGCCGGATACGCATTCTTCAACCTGCATGACACCTGGGGGAACTACCAGGAGCTGCGCGCCGCGGGCCTGGTCGAGCAGGGGCTGGACATGGCCCAGCCCCTCTGGCGCTCCTTCGTCTTCAACATCGCCGCCTCCTTCGTCGTCTGGATCGTTACCTTCCTGGTGGTCTACCGCCTCAGCCTCCGCATCACCCAGCCCCTGAAGGCCCTGGCCGAAGGCCTGCAGCGCAGCGACTTGACCCTCCAGCTGGCGGTGGCCAGCGAGGACGAGGTGGGCCAGGCCGCCGCGGCCTTCAACGCCTACAACAGCCGCCTGCGGACCATCTTCCGGGACCTCACCGGCTCCTCGGGCTCCGTGGCCAGCGGCGCCACCCAGCTCTCCGCCTCCAGCGAGCAGATGGCCGCCACCAGCAGCTCCCTCGCCCAGAACTCCGAAGCCCAGCGCGCCGCGTTCGAGCGGGTGGCCGCGGCCGTCACCGAACTCTCCGCCTCCATCGAGCAGGTGTCCGGCAACATCCGGCGCTCCCAGCAGGAATCCGAGGCCGCCGTCGCGGCCGTGAACCTGGGCTCCGGGGCGGGCCGCGAAAGCGCCAAGGCCATGGAGGACATCCGGACGGTGGCCGCCACCATGGTGACCGCCGTGCGCCTCATCCAGGACATCGCCCGGCAGACCAACCTGCTCTCGCTGAACGCCGCCATCGAGGCCGCCAAGGCCGGCGCCATGGGCAAGGGCTTCGCCGTGGTGGCCGAGGAGGTCCGCAAGCTGGCCGAGCGCAGCGGCGCCGCCGCCCGCGAGATCGGCGAGCTCATCGAGCGCAGCAACGCCTCGGTGGATCAGGGGGCGCAGATGGTGGCCGCCACCGTGGACGCCCTCGCCACCATCGAGTCGAACATCGAAGGCCTGGCGGCGATGATCCTCGAAGTGGGCGCTGCGGCCGACGAGCAGGCCCGCACCAGCGCCGAGGTGGCCGAGCAGGTCGACACCAACCTCGAGCGCGTGGCCCACAATGCCACGGCCACCCAGGAGATGGCCCGGACCGTGGCCGAGGTGGCCGGCACCGCCGCCGAGCTGGCCCGCGTCGCCGACAGCCAGAACCACCTGGTCGGGCAGTTCAAGGTCTAG
- a CDS encoding c-type cytochrome domain-containing protein yields MRALLLAALAAFGLVPGAARTLPRALPQPPRLLSQTGLYAASGVVDARHLAYAPQYPLWTDGAAKSRWLHLPAGTAIDGRDEEGWVLPVGTKAWKEFRFGGRKVETRLIWKTGPATWVFASYAWNEAQTDATLVPEDGQPEAAEIAPGLRHSIPSREDCRGCHGREQVEILGFNALQLSPDRDPGALHAEALQPGMITLDDLVARHLLRGARPDLLSRPPRIAAETPAARTALGYLQANCAACHRADRPIPGLQLDLRPRAALRTTLDQPGSYRIPGQADSRILSPGHPERSTLLHRMASRHALSQMPPLGSVLVDQAAVDHLRRWIADAPLLPSH; encoded by the coding sequence ATGCGCGCACTCCTCCTCGCCGCCCTGGCGGCCTTCGGCCTGGTGCCGGGGGCTGCCCGGACCCTCCCCCGGGCCCTCCCCCAGCCGCCCCGCCTGCTGTCCCAGACCGGCCTCTATGCCGCCTCCGGGGTGGTGGACGCCCGGCACCTGGCCTATGCGCCCCAGTACCCGCTATGGACCGATGGCGCCGCCAAGTCCCGGTGGCTCCACCTCCCGGCGGGGACGGCCATCGACGGGCGCGACGAGGAGGGCTGGGTCCTCCCGGTGGGCACCAAGGCCTGGAAGGAGTTCCGCTTCGGCGGCCGCAAGGTGGAGACGCGCCTGATCTGGAAGACCGGCCCGGCGACCTGGGTCTTCGCCAGCTATGCCTGGAACGAGGCCCAGACCGACGCCACGCTCGTGCCCGAGGACGGCCAGCCGGAGGCCGCCGAGATCGCCCCCGGCCTGCGCCACAGCATCCCCTCCCGGGAGGACTGCCGCGGCTGCCACGGCCGGGAGCAGGTGGAGATCCTGGGCTTCAACGCCCTCCAGCTTTCGCCGGATCGCGATCCCGGCGCCCTCCACGCGGAGGCCCTGCAGCCGGGCATGATCACCCTCGACGACCTGGTCGCCCGGCACCTCCTGCGGGGCGCCCGCCCGGACCTGCTGAGCCGCCCGCCCCGCATCGCCGCGGAAACCCCGGCCGCCCGCACGGCGCTGGGCTACCTCCAGGCCAACTGCGCCGCCTGCCACCGTGCCGACCGGCCCATCCCGGGCCTCCAGCTGGACCTCCGCCCCCGGGCCGCCCTCCGCACGACCCTGGATCAACCCGGCTCCTACCGCATTCCCGGTCAGGCGGACTCGCGGATCCTGAGCCCCGGCCACCCGGAGCGCAGCACGCTGCTCCACCGCATGGCCTCGCGCCATGCCCTCTCCCAGATGCCCCCCCTGGGCTCGGTCCTGGTGGACCAGGCGGCGGTGGACCACCTCCGCCGCTGGATCGCCGACGCACCGCTCCTTCCCTCCCACTGA
- a CDS encoding GAF domain-containing protein translates to MLPTRALRDCLDGDIPGVVSTCAADGTPNVAYMSQGQYLDRNHLALSYQFFNRTRQNILANPRATLGLIHPQTAQQYRVHLTYQRTETTGPVFESMKAKLAGIASHTGMSGVFRLLGSDIYRIERVEVVPGSTVAAPIPAVDGLSALRACMERLPASPDAESLLDALLDGLLEHFAIEHALVMMLDPGRSRLYTVASRGYETSGVGSEIPLGEGVIGMAARERVPIRISHMTSEYAYGRAMREGAEQRGLGDLLETAIPFPGLAAPGSQLAVPIPGAREPIGVLFVESPADMRFSHADEDALVALATQVGGLFRLFLAELELGEETQPAAGQPPHPEGAPLRVRHYPANDSVFLGDDYLIKGVAGSILWTLLKDHQALGRTQFSNRELRADPRVRLPDQSDNLEARLVLLHRRLAEHQACVQMEKTGRGRFRLVVDRPLELEDMDPGA, encoded by the coding sequence ATGCTCCCCACCCGCGCCCTCCGCGACTGCCTCGACGGCGACATCCCCGGCGTGGTCTCCACCTGCGCGGCCGACGGAACGCCCAATGTGGCCTACATGTCCCAGGGCCAGTACCTGGACCGGAATCACCTGGCCCTGTCCTACCAGTTCTTCAACCGCACCCGCCAGAACATCCTGGCCAACCCCCGGGCCACCCTGGGCCTCATCCACCCCCAGACCGCCCAGCAGTACCGGGTCCACCTCACCTACCAGCGGACGGAAACGACGGGTCCCGTCTTCGAGTCCATGAAGGCCAAGCTCGCCGGCATCGCTTCGCACACGGGCATGAGCGGCGTGTTCCGCCTGTTGGGCTCCGACATCTACCGCATCGAGCGGGTGGAAGTGGTGCCCGGCAGCACGGTGGCGGCCCCCATCCCAGCCGTGGACGGCCTCTCGGCCCTCAGGGCCTGCATGGAGCGCCTGCCGGCCAGCCCGGATGCCGAGTCCCTGCTCGACGCCCTGCTCGACGGCCTCCTGGAGCACTTCGCCATCGAGCACGCCCTGGTCATGATGCTGGATCCAGGCCGGTCCCGGCTCTACACCGTGGCCAGCCGGGGCTACGAGACTTCCGGCGTGGGCTCCGAGATCCCGCTGGGCGAGGGGGTGATCGGCATGGCCGCCCGCGAACGGGTGCCCATCCGCATCTCGCACATGACCTCCGAGTACGCCTACGGCCGGGCCATGCGCGAAGGCGCCGAGCAGCGCGGTCTGGGCGATCTCCTGGAGACCGCGATCCCCTTCCCGGGCCTGGCGGCGCCGGGCAGCCAGCTGGCGGTGCCCATCCCCGGGGCCCGGGAACCCATCGGCGTGCTGTTCGTGGAAAGCCCCGCGGACATGCGCTTCTCCCACGCCGATGAGGATGCCCTCGTGGCCCTGGCCACCCAGGTGGGGGGCCTCTTCCGCCTGTTCCTGGCCGAGCTGGAGCTGGGGGAGGAGACCCAACCCGCGGCGGGGCAGCCGCCCCACCCCGAGGGCGCGCCCCTGCGGGTGCGGCACTATCCCGCCAACGACAGCGTCTTCCTGGGCGACGACTACCTCATCAAGGGGGTGGCCGGGAGCATCCTGTGGACCCTGCTGAAGGATCATCAGGCCCTGGGGCGCACCCAGTTCAGCAACCGCGAGCTGCGCGCCGACCCCCGGGTGCGCCTGCCGGACCAGAGCGACAACCTGGAGGCCCGCCTGGTCCTCCTGCACCGCCGCCTGGCGGAACACCAGGCCTGCGTCCAGATGGAGAAGACGGGGCGGGGGCGGTTCCGCCTGGTGGTCGACCGGCCCCTGGAACTCGAAGACATGGACCCCGGGGCCTGA
- a CDS encoding alpha-ketoacid dehydrogenase subunit beta: MSLMTAHEALDQAVAEEMHRDARVLMFGEGVATKRKHLLDAFGPQRVRNTPLAEGIIAGTAAGAAATGLRPVVDLLFAPFLCFAMDEIVNSAGKLRYMSGGQFSFPMVVLTMTGGGWTVGAQHNHNLEAWFVHSPGLKVVMPSTPEDFKGLMKAAIRDENPVLFFMDMALAFVPGEVAEGEVFVPLGQAAIRREGTEVTLISYAKTVHTCLAAAETLAEQGVSAEVIDLRTLKPLDEATILASVRKTGRAVVVHEASRLCGVGAEVTALLSEQAFDALKAPVVRLTGPDAPAPSSYPLEQAFTPQADAIVQAATQLVARSPEVAPIW; this comes from the coding sequence ATGTCCCTGATGACCGCCCATGAAGCCCTCGACCAGGCCGTAGCCGAAGAGATGCACCGCGATGCCCGCGTGCTGATGTTCGGCGAAGGCGTCGCCACCAAGCGCAAGCACCTGCTGGACGCCTTCGGGCCCCAGCGCGTGCGCAACACCCCCCTCGCCGAGGGCATCATCGCCGGCACGGCCGCCGGGGCCGCCGCCACGGGCCTGCGCCCGGTGGTGGACCTGCTCTTCGCGCCCTTCCTCTGCTTCGCCATGGACGAGATCGTGAACAGCGCCGGCAAGCTGCGCTACATGTCCGGGGGCCAGTTCTCGTTCCCCATGGTGGTGCTCACCATGACCGGCGGCGGGTGGACCGTGGGCGCCCAGCACAACCACAACCTGGAGGCCTGGTTCGTCCACAGCCCCGGCCTCAAGGTGGTGATGCCCTCCACGCCGGAGGACTTCAAGGGCCTCATGAAGGCCGCCATCCGCGACGAGAATCCCGTCCTCTTCTTCATGGACATGGCCCTGGCCTTCGTCCCCGGCGAGGTGGCCGAGGGCGAGGTCTTCGTGCCCCTGGGCCAGGCCGCCATCCGGCGGGAGGGCACGGAGGTCACCCTCATCTCCTACGCCAAGACCGTGCACACCTGCCTCGCCGCCGCCGAGACGCTGGCGGAGCAGGGCGTCTCCGCCGAGGTCATCGACCTGCGCACCCTGAAGCCCCTGGACGAGGCGACCATCCTCGCCTCCGTCCGCAAGACCGGCCGGGCCGTGGTGGTGCACGAAGCCAGCCGGCTCTGCGGCGTGGGGGCCGAAGTGACGGCCCTCCTGTCCGAGCAGGCCTTCGACGCCCTCAAGGCGCCCGTCGTGCGGCTCACCGGTCCCGATGCACCGGCCCCGTCCAGCTACCCGCTGGAGCAGGCCTTCACCCCCCAGGCCGACGCCATCGTCCAGGCCGCGACTCAGCTGGTGGCGCGGAGCCCCGAGGTCGCCCCGATCTGGTGA
- a CDS encoding agmatine deiminase family protein has product MSQPSFLQPAEWDRHSACWLAWPGHGHLWRENLGPAQAEWAALCVAIAEAGGEALDILVQDPAAEAEARAALTPVLGQARFHRVPVGDIWLRDTAPIFVKEGRGALHAACFGFNGWGRKYLLPDDDRVAGRVAALSGAPRTDHAWVLEGGSVEVDGEGTVLTTRQCLLNPNRNPGLDQSEIEAALRDGLGAEKVLWLDEGLLNDHTDGHIDTLARFVAPGVVVCMQAMDPADPNAATLDRLAADLAGFTDAKGRRLQVIRIPSPGAVLDEEGGLMPASFVNFYIGNRSVVVPTYGTPYDEAAVAALAPLFPGRRVLGRSARAILSGGGAFHCITQQQPEVL; this is encoded by the coding sequence ATGTCCCAGCCATCCTTCCTGCAACCCGCCGAGTGGGACCGCCACAGCGCCTGCTGGCTGGCCTGGCCCGGCCACGGGCACCTCTGGCGGGAGAACCTGGGCCCGGCCCAGGCGGAATGGGCGGCCCTCTGCGTGGCCATCGCGGAAGCGGGGGGCGAGGCCCTCGACATCCTGGTGCAGGATCCCGCCGCCGAGGCCGAGGCCCGCGCCGCCCTGACTCCGGTCCTCGGTCAAGCGCGCTTCCACCGGGTGCCCGTGGGCGACATCTGGCTGCGGGACACGGCGCCGATCTTCGTGAAGGAGGGCCGGGGCGCCCTGCACGCGGCCTGCTTCGGATTCAACGGCTGGGGCCGGAAGTATCTGCTGCCCGACGACGACCGGGTGGCGGGCCGGGTGGCGGCCCTCAGCGGCGCTCCGCGCACCGACCATGCCTGGGTTCTCGAGGGCGGCTCCGTGGAGGTCGATGGCGAGGGCACCGTGCTCACCACCCGCCAGTGCCTGCTCAACCCCAACCGCAATCCCGGCCTGGACCAGAGCGAGATCGAGGCGGCCCTGCGCGACGGCCTGGGCGCGGAAAAGGTGCTGTGGCTGGACGAGGGACTCCTCAACGACCACACGGATGGCCACATCGACACGCTGGCCCGCTTCGTGGCCCCGGGGGTGGTGGTGTGCATGCAGGCCATGGATCCGGCCGATCCCAATGCCGCCACCCTGGACCGCCTGGCCGCGGATCTGGCCGGCTTCACCGATGCGAAGGGCCGACGGCTCCAGGTGATCCGCATCCCCTCGCCGGGCGCGGTGCTCGACGAGGAGGGCGGGCTCATGCCCGCCAGCTTCGTGAACTTCTACATCGGCAATCGCAGCGTGGTGGTGCCCACCTACGGCACGCCCTACGATGAAGCCGCGGTGGCCGCCCTGGCGCCGCTCTTTCCGGGCCGTCGGGTCCTGGGCCGCTCCGCCCGGGCCATCCTCAGCGGCGGCGGCGCCTTCCATTGCATCACCCAGCAGCAGCCGGAGGTCCTGTGA
- a CDS encoding thiamine pyrophosphate-dependent dehydrogenase E1 component subunit alpha, which produces MHPSRPAPTRLDLLGAMLRIRAYEEKIVAFHERGPFPHVCTSVGQEATAVGVVSALHPDDQILTNHRSAGHLLARGADPGRLLAEVMGRSTGYCKGRSGTLHISAKELGVILTSTIVGGELSLAPGVALSRSLLGGEGIVVCFFGDGAACEGIFHESLNLASVWNLPVLYVCENNQWQAFVHRKETMVGDHIAPWAASYGMDSLTVDGNDAEAVLEAATRAAAQVRATRRPFLLEAWTYRQRGHMEPHDQSYVDPAEIQTWLAKDPIARLEERLLASGELTREGLEALRADARAAMEAAADFATASPYPDPSELTAGVYA; this is translated from the coding sequence ATGCACCCCTCCCGACCCGCCCCCACCCGCCTCGACCTGCTCGGGGCCATGCTCCGCATCCGGGCCTACGAAGAAAAGATCGTGGCCTTCCATGAACGGGGCCCCTTCCCCCATGTCTGCACCTCCGTGGGCCAGGAGGCCACCGCCGTGGGCGTGGTCTCCGCCCTCCACCCCGACGACCAGATCCTCACCAACCACCGCAGCGCCGGACACCTCCTGGCCCGCGGCGCCGATCCGGGCCGCCTCCTGGCCGAGGTCATGGGCCGCAGCACGGGCTACTGCAAGGGCCGCAGCGGCACCCTGCACATCTCCGCCAAGGAGCTGGGGGTCATCCTCACCTCCACCATCGTGGGCGGGGAGCTCTCCCTGGCCCCCGGCGTGGCGCTCTCGCGCAGCCTGCTCGGCGGCGAGGGCATCGTGGTCTGCTTCTTCGGCGACGGCGCCGCCTGCGAAGGCATCTTCCACGAATCGCTGAACCTGGCCTCCGTGTGGAATCTGCCGGTGCTCTATGTCTGCGAGAACAACCAGTGGCAGGCCTTCGTGCACCGCAAGGAGACCATGGTGGGCGATCACATCGCCCCCTGGGCCGCCTCCTACGGCATGGACAGCCTCACGGTGGATGGCAACGACGCGGAAGCCGTGCTGGAAGCCGCCACCCGCGCCGCGGCGCAGGTGCGTGCCACCCGCCGCCCCTTCCTCCTGGAAGCCTGGACCTATCGCCAGCGGGGCCACATGGAGCCCCATGACCAGTCCTATGTGGATCCCGCCGAGATCCAGACCTGGCTGGCCAAGGACCCCATCGCCCGCCTGGAGGAGCGCCTCCTGGCCTCCGGCGAGCTGACCCGGGAGGGCCTCGAAGCCCTCCGCGCCGACGCTCGCGCCGCCATGGAAGCGGCCGCGGACTTCGCCACCGCCTCCCCCTACCCCGATCCCTCTGAACTCACCGCCGGCGTCTACGCCTGA
- the meaB gene encoding methylmalonyl Co-A mutase-associated GTPase MeaB, translated as MASPLELLEPLRRGEPRAVGRAISWMENGHPGARPLMASLWPHLGRAVVIGITGAPGAGKSTLTDQLARTLRAQGQKVGILAVDPTSPFSGGAILGDRIRMQRIAADPGIFIRSMATRGALGGLARATQDAIDILDAAGFGTILVETVGVGQDEVDVVACVQTCCVVLVPGMGDEIQAIKAGIMEVADLFVINKADRDGADQVEREIEAMKSLAMPRDWDPPVLRTVAQQGEGIQALLDRAGDHGRWLRAHGGLAAKARERARLRFESLLAEEVLRRAKAQAGPARVEAAIQAIADRALDPYSAVAEILGEA; from the coding sequence ATGGCCTCCCCCCTCGAGCTTCTGGAGCCCCTGCGCCGCGGCGAGCCGCGCGCCGTGGGGCGCGCCATCTCGTGGATGGAGAACGGCCACCCGGGAGCCCGGCCCCTCATGGCCAGCCTCTGGCCCCACCTGGGCCGGGCAGTCGTGATCGGCATCACGGGTGCCCCCGGCGCCGGCAAGAGCACGCTCACCGACCAGCTGGCCCGCACCCTCCGCGCCCAGGGCCAGAAGGTGGGCATCCTGGCGGTGGATCCCACCTCGCCCTTCAGCGGCGGCGCCATCCTGGGCGACCGCATCCGCATGCAGCGCATCGCGGCCGACCCCGGCATCTTCATCCGCAGCATGGCCACCCGGGGCGCCCTGGGCGGCCTGGCCCGCGCCACCCAGGACGCCATCGACATCCTGGATGCCGCCGGCTTCGGCACGATCCTCGTCGAGACCGTGGGCGTGGGCCAGGACGAGGTCGATGTGGTGGCCTGCGTCCAGACCTGCTGCGTGGTGCTGGTGCCGGGCATGGGCGACGAGATCCAGGCCATCAAGGCCGGAATCATGGAAGTGGCCGATCTCTTCGTGATCAACAAGGCCGACCGCGATGGGGCGGACCAGGTGGAACGGGAGATCGAGGCCATGAAGTCCCTGGCCATGCCCCGGGACTGGGATCCCCCCGTGCTGCGCACGGTGGCCCAGCAGGGCGAGGGCATCCAGGCGCTGCTGGACCGGGCGGGGGACCACGGCCGCTGGCTGCGGGCCCACGGGGGGCTGGCCGCCAAGGCGAGAGAGCGCGCCCGCCTCCGGTTCGAGTCCCTGCTGGCGGAGGAGGTCCTGCGGCGGGCCAAGGCCCAGGCGGGGCCGGCCCGCGTGGAGGCCGCCATCCAGGCCATCGCCGACCGGGCCCTGGATCCCTACTCGGCCGTGGCGGAAATCCTGGGCGAAGCTTGA